AACAACTGTTTGTATCCGGTTCAGCGCGGATGCGGATGGCTGTGCAATGCCCACCGCACCCCAAAAAAGGATACAGCAGAACAGGGTGATCGCATGCGCAGCGGAACGCAACATGATCAGCAATGTAAGAGAACATTTCGATTTCCATCAGTAATGTTTCGTTGAGGCCGATCTGCATCAGTACGTCACTGCGTCCTTCCGCAACCCGCTACTTTTACGCCGATGCGCCTCCTACTTCCAGCACTCGCGCTAGCCGCACTGCCCTTCACCTGCGGGGCACCCGCGAACGAAGCAGTGAGCACACCGGTGGTGGAACAACAGGCACACGTGCGCCTAACGGAGAGCGATCTGCGCATTGCCCCTGCAGTGGATACCGTAGATGCGACCAACCGGGAAGCGATCGCTTGCTTGCGCAGGTTCTTCAAGAAGAAGTTGGATCCGGAAGCAGGGAACGACTTTTGGTATGCACCCGATCTGGAGCAGTACGGCGCGCCCTACAGTGAATTGTATTACGCCGAATTCGACAGTGTGGGCGACGTTCGGTTCTTGCCCACCCTGCTGTCCATTACACCCGTGAACGATGCTATGATGTTGCGCGTACGTTGGGCGACGCCCGGTACCGAAAGCACACCGCGCTATACGTTCAACTTCCTTGCGCGCGCTACTGAAGATGGTGCGCGTCTATCGTTCCCGATCACGCACTTTACCAGCACGTGGGAGCGAAGAACGTTGGATCAACTCACGTACGTGATCTCTCCGAAGCACACGTTCAACGCGGTGCAGGCGCAGGAACAACATGACGTGGTGCAGCAACTCACGGCCTTCTTCGACATCCCCGCTTTTCCGATCACCTATTATGCGTTCGCGGATCCGGTGGACCTGTTCACAGCGAAAGGGTTCGAGGATCATCCGCTCATGCACACCATCCCTTCCGGCGGCATGGTGGATGAAGGTGATAACGTGTATGCCGGCAATAACAAGGACATCTACACGCATGAAGTGGTACACCTCTTCATCGCACGGAAGTTCACGACATGCCCCGACTTGCTGAATGAAGGACTGGCCACACTGATCGGTGGCAGTACCGAATATCCGTATGCATGGCACCGTGCGAACATGGAACGTTACCTCCGATCCGATCCCGCGTTGAATCTCCGCGACCGCTGCAATACCTACGACCGGGATGATATCGATGAGTACACCAGCGTACCGTATATGATCGGTGCGCTTCTGTGTGAACGCGTCCTTCGCACTTCTGGCAAAGCAGGACTCTTCAACGTGTTGGCGGCGGGTGCGGATCCATGGCCCGCATTTGCTGCCCGCGGCATAACTCCGGAAAACCTCACGGAAGAACTTCGCAAGGAACTGCAGCGTGCACCAGGCAGCGTGTTGTAGAGCAGTGAGCCGCATGCCTGCATCCAACACACCGAACGCGCGCATGCTGGTGACCTACCAGCCCGCGGAGACCGCGCAATGGACCGATCCGCCGGACCGGGAAGAGATCGCCCGGCTGTTCAAGGTATGGAGGTGGGGGGCCACCCTTGAAGCCGTAACCCCATCCCACGCCCGATCAGGTTGATCAGGGATGGTGTGGCAGCGGAGAAAGCCTCCAAGGCCAAGCGTCCGGCACCCGTGGAACACCGGAGCCGGACGCCTAGGAAGCAGTGCGATCAATGCAGGCCTTCTACCACGAAGCGGGCAGCGCGCACCATGCCGGCAGCATCCACGCGGGCCACGTAGGCTCCGGCCGCCAAGGGCCGCAGGTCGATCACGGCCGTACCCGTGGTCGTGCTGTTAAGTACAATGCGACCGAGGTCATCCATGATGGTGACATCCGCACGGCCCGAGCTTGGGAACTCCACTACCAATTGGCCACTGCCGTTGGTGTACACGCGGATGGGATCGGCGGGGGACAATTGCTCCACCGGGACCAGGCTGCAGCAATTGTTCGTCCAATTGGGATCCGAGGCATCAGTGACATTGGAGGTGCCGGTGAAGCCGCTCGACGTTCCGGTGAGGTCCGTGATGTTCTGGCCGTTGTCGTTCATGGGCCAGTAGCCTGTGAGGCCGCTGGAGTTCGCGGGTACGCTCACATTCATGCTGCCTTGGATCTCCGCCCCCGTGCGTGCATAGTTCCAAATGCGCAGCTCGGAGATGTTGCCTTTGAAAGGGTAGCTATCCGAGGCGTCACTACCGATCGATGCGGTTGCCGCGCTTGTGGCGGCCGTTGGTGTTCCATCAATGATGCGGTTTCCTATGGGGCTGCCGTCGGCGTAGAAATAAAGCGTCCCTGCTTGTCGCGTGATGGCCACGTGGTGGCACGAGCCGTCGAGCAGGCTGCCGTTGAAGGTACCGTTGTCGATCACCAAGTAGTTGACGCCGTTGAACTGCAAGCAAAGCATCTTGTAGTTGGCACCACCCCAAGGGCCATGGAAAAAGAGCATGAAACCGAAGCCGTCCACGCGGTTGGAGAACAGGTAGGCATGGTTGAGTTGCTCTGCTTCCACTCCATTGATCCAAGCCTCCACCGTGAAATCACCCATGCCGATGGCATTCAGCTGCGTGTTGGGTACTTGCCCCTGATCGTCGATCCCATCGAACGTCAGGCACTGGGCATGGATCAGGGTGGTGACGAACAGGGAAACGATGAGTAGTGTACTTCGCATGGTTGGATCTCTTTTGAAGAAAGACGGGTACAAAATTAAAGGGTCGTTGCCCCCAAGGAATGGGTCGGTCAGAATTATTTGTGTCCTCTGGGTCATCTGTGGAAAGCATCGGCGGCAGCCGAAAAGTGATCATCGTTCACCGGACCTGACCCGCCTCCCCGATCACGCCCATTATCGTCCTGCTCCTTCATTGCCCAACGACCGTATCTGAGGTCCTGTTGCTGGTACCAGGATGAAGCTTGTAGGTCCGTACGCAGTTGTAGGTAGCAATGAACGGATCCTCATCTTTGGTGTACCGTTCCCGATGCGCACACTCACCTTCATCCTCTTGTTCGTTGCCGCCGGATCGGTTGCGCAACCCGGGATGCCGCGCTTCACCTTCACGCTTGCAACGCATGCTGCGCCGCTCCGCCCGTTCACGCAGGAACATCGTGTGGAACATCACTACCAGGAGTTGCTGCCGTATGTGGGGGTGCACCGCTCGTATGCAGGACCAGCGGTGATCGTTCCCTTGAAAGGCGGATCGCTATTCACGGATCCAAAGGCGCCATGGCTCGTCTATGCTCCGGTGGAAGGCGAGCACGTGGAGTCTTACCTACTTGTTATAGCTGTTTCGGATACGATGCGGATCGACCTGCCGGAACACATGGAGCCGTTGCGGGAACGCGCCTACGAACGTTGGGACCGCGACACGCCGGAAGTGGTCCGCTTCCGAAAGGGGCATTACGCCCTAGAGGAACTGCTAAAGGAACCACGATGTACCAAAGCGGCGAACCAGCTGGCACTGCGTTTGATCGCCGCGGAAAAAGCGGCTTACGCCAAGCAACTGAAGGAGCAAGAGGCCTATTACCGTGCGCAACCGCCACCTGTGCCGCCGCGCACTACGGAACCACCACACACGCCGACACAAGAGGAAATAGAAAGCGAGATCGCGCAACGGCCCGGGATGATCGAAGTGAACGTGGACAGTGTTGTTGACGGCAACGTGTGGGTGCGCATCAGCGGACGCGTGATGCTGAACGGCAGTTGCGCCAGCGGGATGCCGCTCTATGGCGTGGAGCTGCGCACCGATACCAGCTGGGTGGAGCGCATTCCCTTCGAGCTGATACAGATGGACTGTGGCATGCCGTGGGCGGACTGGACGGACCACCCCGTAATGATCCCACTAGCATGGTGGGTGCGTGCGAACTCCCGCGAAGGACAGGGCGAACTGGTGCCGGGGAATTATCGCTTGGTGTTCATGGGCGCCAACATGGAGCGCATGCCGACACAGCCCTTCCGGATAGACTGATGCTTTGCAGCGCCATCACTTGATCAACAACATACGCTGTACGCGTAATGCATCAGCGCGTCAACACCACCTTTCCACTGGCCAACGTACTACCCTTCACCGCGCAGCGCCATACGTAGTTGCCTGCAGCCACGTCTCCTACTTCCATGCGCGCATGGGTGCGTGCCGCTGTGCTGTACACCATGTTGCCGCTTACATCGCGCAGTTCGAAACGCGTGCCTTCGGGTAACGCTTTTTCGGCATCCACAACCAGCCAATCCGTTGCGGGTGATGGGTGCACTGTGAGTCCCGTGTTTTCATGAACACTGGCCGAGATCCCCGTAGTGGCGGACCTCCAGCGAAGTACTTGCCCGCCGCCGCCCACTACGATGGCGGTGGTATCATCCAACATGTCCACCGCGTAATTATCCTCCGTGGATCCGGGCAACGCCTCGTCCGACCAATCGATGCCGTTGTAGGTGTGAAGGATGGCGCCAAGCGTACCCACTGCGATCCCCTGTTGGGAGGTCGTGAAGTCTATGCCATACACGTTCATGGATCCGCCCGGAACCACTTCACTCCAGGAGACGCCGCCATCCACCGTGTGGAGGAAGGCCGGGAGGTACCAGCCACCAACGTAGCCATTATCCACGTCCAGGAAATGCAGGCCTTCCAAGTTGGTGAGGCTGCTCATCGGCTGTATCGGCAGTGCGCTCCAATTCGCGCCGCCATCGGTGGTCTTCAGCACTTCCCAACTGTAGCTGTACTGCACCGCATAGCCCGTATCCGCACTGGGGAATTGAATGGCGGAAACGGGTATCTCCGCACCGCTGAACACAACGTCCCACGTTGCGCCACCATCCAGCGTGCGCAACAACGCACCCGTGCCGAACCAGCCGCCACCACAGAAACCGACCTGCGCGGAAACGAAAGTGATGCACCGCCACGGCTCCTGCAACGGTGTTACCACCGCATCCCAAGAACCGCCTCCATCAACCGTATGGAACAGCCCACTATCACCCGCCGCAAAACCGTTGAGCGCATCGTGGAAATACACATCGTGCAGATCGCCACTGTTAGGGAAAGGCATGGCAGCCCAACTCAACCCACGGTCCGTAGAGCGGATCACCGTGCCGTAATACCCCACCGCATACCCCGTGTCATTCACGAACTGCACAGCATAGAGCGGCTGGGTTGTAGGGCTTGTGCGCTGCGTCCATTGCGCATTGGTGCTGAAGTAGCAAAGTAGGAGGATGCAGAGGGAGAGGGTGCGGGGCATTTTGAAGTTGTTGGTGGCAAAGTAAGTATGGGGTGAATGTTGGACGTGGTGTGGTGGGGTTTTTGCTGCTTTGGGGGTTTGGTGAGCTGGGTCTAAAGTGAGTCCGCTGGCTATGGTTCGCTCGAGTATCTGGCAGTACTCCAGTTTTCTTTTCACAAGGAGCTACGCGAGAAATCCTTTATGTCTCGCTGGGCGGCATTCCTGACAATACACTCAATACCAAGACGCGATTAAGCAAAAGAACGGCTGCAATTAACACCTGTTTTTCTAAACGACCCAAGCCTTGTTTGACCACGAAAAAGAAGATCCACGGTGATTCTTTCAGTAACACGAATATTCGCCCATCTTTGGTACCGAACAATACAACTCATTTTTTTGCAAACTGAGGAACATGATCGAAACTCCTTCGAACAACACTTGCTCAAACAAATTGGAACGTTAACCCAAACAGATTTGGTTGCATGTTGAATAAGAACAAATGGGCTGAAAACCTTTCTTATCGGACTGGAACAGCCCATGAACCATTGGAGTTCTATTTGACGGCGTTGTCCAATAGTATTCGTTTGGACCTCCTTTTGGGCTATTTCAGCTCTTCTGCTATCAACGTCCTAGCCTTGGGCTTCGCCAAGTTCTTGCATTCCGGAGGCACTTTGCGGGTGGTCGCTAACAACATACTCTCCCCGGCAGACAAACAAGCCATTGAGATCGGGCAAGGTGGAGAGCTACCGGATGACGTTTTGGACCTCAGCGATATTCGAACGCTAAGAAACACTCTTGATGAAACAGGACGACATTTCTTTGAATGTTTTGCATGGCTGGTCGCTCAGAGGCGTATCCAGTTCGTTATTGTAAAGCCGAAGGAACTGCGAGGCATCGCTCATTACAAATCGGGTGTTTTCTCGGATGGGCTGAACGAGGTTGGATTTAAGGCATCGTGCAATTTCACGGCATTTGGAATGCTTGAGAATCTAGAGGAGCTGGATGCTTTTCTTTCGTGGGAGAACGGTCGATCATCTGCTTTCCTTAAAAATCAAAGTGAGTACTTCGAGAAGATGCTTAACGGGGATAGTGACGTTGTCGAATACGTTCCGATCCACGACGTGCAGGTCGCCATCCTGCGCGAATTCGGAAACAAGGACTTGAATGAGCTGCTTAGCAATGAACGCGACCTGCTTTCCAAGCGTGAGCGGATGTCCAATACACCTACGCTTAAGCGTCTTGTGCGCAAGTTGGAAGAAGATGTGGACGAATTGACATCTCGACCGCGCTTCCCATATCCATCAGGTCCAAGACAATATCAAATAGATGCGTATCAGAATTGGGTAGCTAATGACCATGGAGGAATCTTCGCGATGGCGACCGGCACCGGGAAGACCATTACATCATTGAATTGCTTGTTGCAAGAAGCAAGCAGGGACCCCAATGGCACCTATCATGCACTCATCTTGGTACCGACCATCACATTGGTGAACCAGTGGGAAGATGAAGCTCGGAGTTTCAACTTTCAGGAAGTTATCAAAGTTTCCTCCAAGGAACAGTGGGAAAAGCGACTGGCTACAACCCTTTCTGACGCTCGGCGCATTCCCACGTCGTTTTTGATCATTAGCACATATGCTTCATTCGTAAAGGCGCGCTTTCTGAAGTACGTCAAGCAACTTCCTCAAGACACGCTGTTCATAGCCGACGAGGCGCATAACGTCGGGTCGGCCTCAGTCCTGAACAAGCTTGCGACGATCCCTACTCGGAAACGCATCGGGCTGTCAGCGACACCAAAGCGCATCTATGATCCCGAAGGAAGTGAAGCGATGGAGGCTTTCTTCGGTGACAAGGAACCCTATACCTACAGCTTCTCGATGGAGCGCGCTATAGAAGAAGGGATCTTGTGCAAATACTATTACTACCCGCATATTGTTAATTTGGACAGTGATGAGCTGATAGAGTATGTAGAGATCTCCAAAAAACTATCGAAGCTGGCGGGGATGAACCAGGCTGCGGGGGACAAGGGTGACATCATTGAGCGCTTACTTCTAAAACGCAAACAGATCATTCACAAGGCCAAGTTCAAGATGGACTCGGCAAAGGAGATATTGGAGGAGCGTTTCCGCAAGGACGGTAACCTCAGTTACACGTTCATCTATGTTCCTGAGGGCAATCGATTGGAGAAGACAACTGATGACGATACCGGCGATGAAAGTGTGGAAGAGGTGAGGATCATCGATCAGTATACCCGCATGGTTGGTAGCATTAGCAGTAATATCATGGTGAATAAATTCGTGAGCTCGATGCCGAACCGCGATGCGGTGCTCGATCAATTTCGCGACGGTGATATCCAAGTCATCGCCTCAATGAAATGCTTGGATGAGGGCGTGGACATCCCACGCGCCCAGCACGCGATCTTCTGTTCAAGTACGGGTAACCCCCGCCAATTCATCCAGAGAAGAGGCAGAATATTAAGGAGGCACCCTGAGAAGTATCAGGCCGTGATCCATGACCTGGTCGTAATCCCGGATCTGACGCTTTCAACAAAAGCCTCGGAGACATACTCAGTTGAACGAAGTATGGTGCAGAAGGAATTGGAACGCGTTATGTACTTTGCATCGCTTTCTATGAACCCATACGATACCGAAGCCGTGTTCGAAGAGATCTGCAAGCATTACGATCTAAGTATTTACACGATCCATCAGCAACTCAAGGACTCATGAAGGAAGAAATGCTAAAGACATTCTTAACGGATGACCTTTTCGTTGAGCAAGGTTATCTAAGGCCCGGAGAGGCTGAGAATTACAAATGGCGTGATCCAAGGAAGGTCAAATTGATCGAGGTTCTGAAGCTTGCCATCGAAGGTGAGCTGTCTTCGAATGAGACTGAACGCATCACGGAACGTAAGATAAATCTGTCCTTGAACATCAACACATGATACTGAAGAGTATTGAGCTGCGGGACTTCATGTGCTATGCAGGGTCCAATAAGATGGTTTTTGCCGATGGCATCAATCTGATCATCGGAGACAATGGTTATGGCAAGTCCAAATTGTTCGACGCGTTCCATTGGGTAATGTATGACGAGTGCTTCGATTCAAGTCTGAAAAAATTCTCTGGTACACGGTTCATGAAGAAGCAGATCGTCTCTGACAAAGCGATCCACGATACCGAAGAGGGTATGGTAACTGCCTCAGTAATGCTCATCTTCCATAATGAACGTGAGCATGAATACCAACTTGAGCGTCGTTACAGTGTCCACAAGAGAAGCGACGAGGTCAAAGAACAGGAGGGTAGTGAATTGATCATCCGACGAAAGGATATGTCTATTCTCACTGCTAGTATCATTAATGACCCGGAAGAGATAGAGCGCATTAAAGCTTCGGTACTACCTGCCAATATCAAACCTTACATGTGGTTCCAGGGTGAGCAAGTTGAGTCTATTATTGATTTCAACAAGGACGCATCGCTTACTCAAGCAATAAATGTGCTTTCGAACATCGCCCGCTATGATAATCTCGTTGGTCTCTCTGAATCGCTGAAAGAGGACGCAGACAAGGAGTACAACAAAAAGATTCGAGAGCAGAGCAAGGATAGGGAGCAAAGCGAAGAACTTGAGTTAAAGCGTCGACAGTTACTGGAAA
The nucleotide sequence above comes from Flavobacteriales bacterium. Encoded proteins:
- a CDS encoding T9SS type A sorting domain-containing protein, with the protein product MRSTLLIVSLFVTTLIHAQCLTFDGIDDQGQVPNTQLNAIGMGDFTVEAWINGVEAEQLNHAYLFSNRVDGFGFMLFFHGPWGGANYKMLCLQFNGVNYLVIDNGTFNGSLLDGSCHHVAITRQAGTLYFYADGSPIGNRIIDGTPTAATSAATASIGSDASDSYPFKGNISELRIWNYARTGAEIQGSMNVSVPANSSGLTGYWPMNDNGQNITDLTGTSSGFTGTSNVTDASDPNWTNNCCSLVPVEQLSPADPIRVYTNGSGQLVVEFPSSGRADVTIMDDLGRIVLNSTTTGTAVIDLRPLAAGAYVARVDAAGMVRAARFVVEGLH
- a CDS encoding DEAD/DEAH box helicase family protein; amino-acid sequence: MLNKNKWAENLSYRTGTAHEPLEFYLTALSNSIRLDLLLGYFSSSAINVLALGFAKFLHSGGTLRVVANNILSPADKQAIEIGQGGELPDDVLDLSDIRTLRNTLDETGRHFFECFAWLVAQRRIQFVIVKPKELRGIAHYKSGVFSDGLNEVGFKASCNFTAFGMLENLEELDAFLSWENGRSSAFLKNQSEYFEKMLNGDSDVVEYVPIHDVQVAILREFGNKDLNELLSNERDLLSKRERMSNTPTLKRLVRKLEEDVDELTSRPRFPYPSGPRQYQIDAYQNWVANDHGGIFAMATGTGKTITSLNCLLQEASRDPNGTYHALILVPTITLVNQWEDEARSFNFQEVIKVSSKEQWEKRLATTLSDARRIPTSFLIISTYASFVKARFLKYVKQLPQDTLFIADEAHNVGSASVLNKLATIPTRKRIGLSATPKRIYDPEGSEAMEAFFGDKEPYTYSFSMERAIEEGILCKYYYYPHIVNLDSDELIEYVEISKKLSKLAGMNQAAGDKGDIIERLLLKRKQIIHKAKFKMDSAKEILEERFRKDGNLSYTFIYVPEGNRLEKTTDDDTGDESVEEVRIIDQYTRMVGSISSNIMVNKFVSSMPNRDAVLDQFRDGDIQVIASMKCLDEGVDIPRAQHAIFCSSTGNPRQFIQRRGRILRRHPEKYQAVIHDLVVIPDLTLSTKASETYSVERSMVQKELERVMYFASLSMNPYDTEAVFEEICKHYDLSIYTIHQQLKDS